In a single window of the Hippoglossus hippoglossus isolate fHipHip1 chromosome 7, fHipHip1.pri, whole genome shotgun sequence genome:
- the crebzf gene encoding CREB/ATF bZIP transcription factor isoform X2 translates to MITRRRGRAINKTEPLEVEVVDAVETVEDLPHPSEGFLAEDIDTDGVELDDLFGLEELKWTLERDAASPLFDMELADLGVYCVKDQDSGFEASTASSPERMASDLKTMNRQYQSSDVINKNAVAARLNRLKKKEYVNSLEKKVGVLSTENNVLKKENSQLTKRVEELEDETRYLRAVLANESMLAQLLSRLSGVNGMKLSSSLFQGPDSNDHDYALPRKRVKVEEKETSGGVCLHVDKNHVSVEFCTKCAESASTSLKM, encoded by the coding sequence ATGATCACCAGAAGAAGAGGCCGCGCTATCAACAAGACAGAGCCTCTTGAGGTTGAAGTGGTGGATGCAGTTGAAACTGTAGAGGATCTCCCACATCCCTCTGAGGGCTTCCTAGCTGAAGATATTGACACAGATGGAGTAGAGCTAGATGATCTGTTTGGACTTGAAGAATTAAAATGGACACTTGAAAGAGATGCTGCGTCCCCACTCTTCGATATGGAGTTGGCTGATCTCGGAGTGTACTGTGTCAAGGATCAAGATTCCGGGTTCGAAGCTTCAACTGCCTCGTCTCCGGAGAGAATGGCATCAGACTTGAAGACCATGAACAGACAGTACCAGTCAAGTGACGTGATCAACAAAAATGCTGTTGCTGCCAGATTGAACCGTCTCAAGAAGAAAGAATACGTCAACAGCCTGGAGAAGAAAGTTGGCGTCCTATCGACAGAAAACAACGTGctcaaaaaggaaaattctCAGCTGACCAAGAGAGTGGAAGAATTGGAAGATGAGACCAGGTACCTGAGAGCTGTGCTGGCCAATGAGAGCATGTTAGCCCAGCTCTTGTCCAGGCTGAGCGGTGTGAATGGGATGAAATTATCTTCCTCCCTTTTCCAGGGCCCTGATTCAAACGACCACGACTACGCCTTACCCAGGAAGCGTgtgaaagtggaggagaaagagacatcTGGTGGCGTGTGTCTACATGTGGACAAGAACCACGTCTCAGTGGAGTTCTGCACCAAGTGTGCAGAGAGTGCAAGCACATCACTCAAAATGTAG
- the crebzf gene encoding CREB/ATF bZIP transcription factor isoform X1 yields the protein MITRRRGRAINKTEPLEVEVVDAVETVEDLPHPSEGFLAEDIDTDGVELDDLFGLEELKWTLERDAASPLFDMELADLGVYCVKDQDSGFEASTASSPERMASDLKTMNRQYQSSDVINKNAVAARLNRLKKKEYVNSLEKKVGVLSTENNVLKKENSQLTKRVEELEDETRYLRAVLANESMLAQLLSRLSGVNGMKLSSSLFQGPDSNDHDYALPRKRVKVEEKETSGGVCLHVDKNHVSVEFCTKCAESASTSLKIFF from the exons ATGATCACCAGAAGAAGAGGCCGCGCTATCAACAAGACAGAGCCTCTTGAGGTTGAAGTGGTGGATGCAGTTGAAACTGTAGAGGATCTCCCACATCCCTCTGAGGGCTTCCTAGCTGAAGATATTGACACAGATGGAGTAGAGCTAGATGATCTGTTTGGACTTGAAGAATTAAAATGGACACTTGAAAGAGATGCTGCGTCCCCACTCTTCGATATGGAGTTGGCTGATCTCGGAGTGTACTGTGTCAAGGATCAAGATTCCGGGTTCGAAGCTTCAACTGCCTCGTCTCCGGAGAGAATGGCATCAGACTTGAAGACCATGAACAGACAGTACCAGTCAAGTGACGTGATCAACAAAAATGCTGTTGCTGCCAGATTGAACCGTCTCAAGAAGAAAGAATACGTCAACAGCCTGGAGAAGAAAGTTGGCGTCCTATCGACAGAAAACAACGTGctcaaaaaggaaaattctCAGCTGACCAAGAGAGTGGAAGAATTGGAAGATGAGACCAGGTACCTGAGAGCTGTGCTGGCCAATGAGAGCATGTTAGCCCAGCTCTTGTCCAGGCTGAGCGGTGTGAATGGGATGAAATTATCTTCCTCCCTTTTCCAGGGCCCTGATTCAAACGACCACGACTACGCCTTACCCAGGAAGCGTgtgaaagtggaggagaaagagacatcTGGTGGCGTGTGTCTACATGTGGACAAGAACCACGTCTCAGTGGAGTTCTGCACCAAGTGTGCAGAGAGTGCAAGCACATCACTCAAAAT TTTCTTCTAG